aatattttatatttcagacTCTTTGCGAAATAGTACAACCCTTTTGGCCGGCAAAAAATGCAGGACGTCCCAATATACCATTGAAGCTAGCATTGCATATTACGCTTTGGAGATTAGGAAATCAAAATAGTTTCCGTGaattaagtaatatatttaacGTTGGTATTGGTGCTACTTATCgggtatttttcaaaacgattaaaatcttattaaaactaaaaagtcGTATCATAAAATTTCCCTTGACCGCATCAGAGCGTCGGATTGTTATGGAAAAATTTCAGGCAATGCGCAGCAACCCATTTCCGTTTGTCCTAGGATGCGTAGATGGGACACACATCAAAATCACCCAACCAACGCAAAGCAGCATCAGTTTTTATAATAGAAAAGGCACATTTTCAGTAATAGCGCAAGCTGTTGTGGATAGCGAATTGCGTTTTATCGACGTTTTTGCTGGATATCCTGGGAGGTGTCACGACGCTTCCGTGTGGCAAAGCAGCCCTTTACGTCAAGCAATAATAAACGGAGATATTCCCTTTCCTCCTGAGTGCCATTTGCTGGGAGATGCAGCTTATCCACTGGAGAGATTTCTTATGGTACCATATAAAGATACCGGCTTTTTAAGTGAGGGACAACAAAGATTTAATACTATTTTAAGTAGTACAAGAGTCTGCGTGGAACAAGCGTTtggaattttaaagaaaaagttccgtatactgaatttcattgaaattcgcaACATCaagcttgtaaaaaatattataatttcatgtatGATACTCCATAACATCATTATAAATAACGAAAGTTTTACCACTTCGGATCTTCCTGATATATTAGAAGATACAAGTACGGAATCCCGAGCAGACATCGAAGAGTTGGATGGTAGATCAAAACGAGATCAATTAACCAATTTATTATCAGCTTAAAACTTTAGTTTTTACAAAGAGCAACCTgaactttaaatttcattttacgacatacatatgtatacgtacattcctttaacataaacaaaataaaactaatatcaactaaaaataaaactaatgttttgtatttcaacacatttattttctattattattcagGTTTTAACCTATTCAGGTAACAGTTCAAATGTAGCGTTTTTGTTTCAGTCTTTATGttaccaaaataaaattaacataaaaattgttttattaaaaatttaaattaataggaAAATCACTGCATGTTTGATAACAACTCtcgcaattttttcatttcttctattttcaagcgttcaatttccaacttctCTTTTTCCATTTGCAAAAACTCCTCCATGTACTTCTTGTCTGTCTCACAAATATCACTCATAATTTCCTTAACATCACGTTTAGATCTCTTTGAAGTGAAAGCAGGTTGCTCCTCACTTTCAGACAATTCTAATATTGATGAATCCAAGATATCTTCAGGAACCACAATATCTGCGCGTGTGCCgtaaatttcatctaaaagatCAAAAAACTCCCAATTTGTCGCACCTTGCCCAGATGtgttgttcctttttttaatgCGCCTATAGGTTACCATTAGATTTAAAAACTTTCGAGTTATATCGTCACGAGTGAATGTCAGTCCTGGTTCAGTTTCTTTCATTTTAAGGAGCACCTGCTGCCACAAAACTGTCTTTTTGCGTTTTTTGCCCGCAAACTCCGGTTCACTTTCCAGCCTGGTCGTGATCAATAACTTGGTCAAATTGAATGTCCACT
The sequence above is drawn from the Anastrepha obliqua isolate idAnaObli1 chromosome 4, idAnaObli1_1.0, whole genome shotgun sequence genome and encodes:
- the LOC129243815 gene encoding uncharacterized protein LOC129243815 yields the protein MAEVETEKKWTFNLTKLLITTRLESEPEFAGKKRKKTVLWQQVLLKMKETEPGLTFTRDDITRKFLNLMVTYRRIKKRNNTSGQGATNWEFFDLLDEIYGTRADIVVPEDILDSSILELSESEEQPAFTSKRSKRDVKEIMSDICETDKKYMEEFLQMEKEKLEIERLKIEEMKKLRELLSNMQ
- the LOC129243803 gene encoding uncharacterized protein LOC129243803, which codes for MQFFDTTALLCIHLGGSIVSFKNTADAIKMDVTVKKLAICSFAELFSENQSSSDLLIAKKMRKRHKLIFHLWKTQRIARNIPKCKKFLECIEEMPNDVFYSHFRMQIQTFQTLCEIVQPFWPAKNAGRPNIPLKLALHITLWRLGNQNSFRELSNIFNVGIGATYRVFFKTIKILLKLKSRIIKFPLTASERRIVMEKFQAMRSNPFPFVLGCVDGTHIKITQPTQSSISFYNRKGTFSVIAQAVVDSELRFIDVFAGYPGRCHDASVWQSSPLRQAIINGDIPFPPECHLLGDAAYPLERFLMVPYKDTGFLSEGQQRFNTILSSTRVCVEQAFGILKKKFRILNFIEIRNIKLVKNIIISCMILHNIIINNESFTTSDLPDILEDTSTESRADIEELDGRSKRDQLTNLLSA